In Candidatus Zixiibacteriota bacterium, the following proteins share a genomic window:
- a CDS encoding response regulator encodes MARKVILAVNNMIFTSKIMSILDNLEAEGIKAIRSDDIFTKAQEMQPDLIIMDLNLNGIEAPSLINKLRSYKATSQIPIVCYSPHVMADQMQAAMKAGATEVLTNTIMTNRMSRILGKYIQN; translated from the coding sequence ATGGCTCGTAAAGTTATCCTGGCAGTAAACAACATGATTTTCACCTCTAAGATTATGTCCATTTTGGACAATCTGGAGGCCGAGGGGATCAAGGCGATCCGCTCGGATGACATATTCACCAAGGCTCAGGAGATGCAGCCCGATCTTATCATCATGGATCTTAACCTGAACGGGATCGAGGCGCCCTCGCTGATCAATAAGCTGCGGTCATACAAGGCGACCAGTCAGATTCCTATTGTCTGCTACTCGCCCCATGTCATGGCCGATCAGATGCAAGCTGCCATGAAGGCGGGCGCGACCGAGGTACTGACCAACACGATCATGACCAATCGGATGAGCCGTATCCTGGGCAAGTACATCCAAAACTAA
- a CDS encoding glycosyltransferase family 39 protein: MISLKEWVKAHPLGAVLAAAIAVRLLAVIWSQGFIHSDDHFETVSVAWDWLTSGLSGDDGFLTWKHKGAETITRFPLYTLFLFGQMKLCQWLGIDTLGAMMYVIRFVHALLSLVPVWAAFQIARTVTGSVRWAVAAGLVMSFHFALPFLGMRNLIEVVGGGIWLAALVYLYRYHDDKRIFWLNVAGTLTGLAWMIRFQIAFAVLPVPLLLWWREQHIRPAAHYSGAVVATILLSGLADWWLLGGFARSTFTGLARNFGLQAHYHTIPLLYFVMLVLLLVPPISLVMPFLAFRRRFVREQALLVWSSVSFVVFHTLHPLQQERYVFPIVPAVIVMGILAVWHYLNRDRQTALLPQWLKLTAWASLAVNMALLFFFTFAYGHKGMIEPLRWLQDTAPDARVMFVQPEVKRWVPMEYGGKSLRPVYVREWESLRQWSPSQAGEPEFDYFVIYPKTDTRLPAYLDSLEIRFGPLELVEQIPPSYYDRTLHLLNPGHNDDFAAYVYCPAGGHQ; the protein is encoded by the coding sequence ATGATCTCACTTAAGGAATGGGTGAAAGCACACCCGCTCGGAGCGGTGCTCGCGGCGGCGATCGCAGTCCGACTGCTCGCGGTCATCTGGTCGCAGGGGTTTATCCACTCCGACGACCATTTCGAGACAGTCTCGGTGGCCTGGGATTGGTTGACCAGCGGATTATCGGGCGACGATGGTTTCCTTACGTGGAAACACAAAGGGGCCGAGACCATCACCCGCTTTCCGCTCTACACGCTCTTCCTCTTTGGGCAGATGAAGCTGTGCCAATGGCTCGGAATCGATACGCTCGGCGCCATGATGTACGTTATCAGATTTGTCCACGCCCTGCTGTCGCTGGTACCGGTTTGGGCGGCGTTTCAGATAGCGCGAACCGTTACCGGATCGGTCCGCTGGGCCGTAGCGGCCGGGCTGGTCATGTCGTTCCATTTCGCCCTGCCGTTTTTGGGAATGCGGAACCTTATCGAGGTGGTGGGCGGGGGTATCTGGCTCGCGGCGCTGGTTTATCTGTACCGCTATCATGATGACAAACGCATCTTTTGGCTCAATGTCGCGGGCACGCTTACCGGGCTCGCCTGGATGATACGGTTCCAGATCGCCTTTGCCGTACTCCCGGTGCCGCTACTGCTCTGGTGGAGGGAGCAACACATTCGACCGGCCGCACACTACTCGGGAGCGGTGGTGGCGACGATTCTGCTATCTGGCCTGGCAGACTGGTGGCTGCTGGGCGGGTTCGCCCGGTCGACCTTCACCGGTCTTGCCAGAAACTTCGGCCTTCAGGCTCACTACCACACGATCCCGCTGCTCTATTTCGTGATGCTTGTATTGCTGCTCGTGCCGCCGATCTCGCTTGTCATGCCCTTCCTGGCCTTTCGCCGCCGGTTCGTCCGTGAGCAAGCACTGTTAGTCTGGTCATCAGTCAGTTTTGTCGTGTTCCACACCCTCCATCCGTTGCAGCAGGAAAGATACGTCTTTCCAATCGTGCCGGCCGTGATCGTGATGGGCATCCTTGCCGTCTGGCACTACCTGAACCGCGACCGACAAACTGCGCTGTTGCCACAGTGGCTGAAGCTCACGGCATGGGCCTCGTTGGCGGTCAACATGGCCCTGCTCTTCTTTTTCACGTTTGCCTACGGCCACAAGGGGATGATCGAACCTCTGCGGTGGTTGCAGGACACCGCCCCGGACGCGCGCGTGATGTTCGTGCAGCCGGAGGTCAAGCGCTGGGTACCGATGGAATACGGGGGGAAGTCTTTGCGGCCCGTGTACGTTCGAGAATGGGAGTCTTTACGACAGTGGTCGCCGAGTCAGGCAGGGGAGCCTGAATTCGATTACTTTGTTATTTACCCCAAGACCGATACCCGTTTGCCGGCCTATCTCGATTCGCTGGAGATCAGATTCGGACCGCTGGAGCTGGTAGAGCAGATACCGCCGTCATACTATGACCGGACCCTCCACCTCTTGAACCCCGGCCATAATGATGACTTTGCGGCGTATGTCTACTGCCCGGCTGGCGGCCATCAGTAA